Proteins encoded by one window of Candidatus Sumerlaea chitinivorans:
- a CDS encoding Serine/threonine protein kinase PrkC, regulator of stationary phase: protein MLHEILARGRFTRQIIKTHNIKRIEAREMASAGRTIYNFTYWAAVGGGLYLMREHLEHWYVLLQNEIGPYAGVTFFAGGIALIFGLIYLQVAIQSTVVAIYSRFKHGPAVDPESLGRNEAVLRRLAVKHIKKGEFAQAAEIYESLESWEEAAESFEKAGLLGRAAQAWIRAGNRLKAIPLFEQEKQYALAADAAIKEGLRDRANKNYRLAGEAAYAENSYTKAAQYFEKAQDYERAGRIFESLKRIEDALRCYERAGAADRIEKLVQELDTNALLARGDACLELVRRAAEQLARQDKPGQGAELLEKAGDFIRAAEMYESAEMWDKAGNAYFQAELYDRAEQCYLKIAERAKQAELLARVAIQRSDWQTAGDYFLEADKLTQAVDAFKRAKNYLAAAKVYEQQNRFLMAAEMYAAAKEIRLAAEAYAKAHDWRNAAECFEAAGDLPQAVQAYVSAGDYYRAGKLALQLNDLSQAVDYLQRVPPTSPDWKLATGFLGAAFYRQGRGDLARDMFQRVANSVVPTAETLPILYAYARQLEEEGDPDAVAIYRRILAVDVKYEDVQQRLPGAERLLAEASRREASQARESGIGFAPFESSGTGYPTIGTRTPTQTSFSFRRPITQVPETRFGEESRYQILSELGRGGMAIVYRAFDTHLEREVALKTFPLSRHAGPGREDVFLREARLIARLSHPNIVTIYDCGHMNYLYYIAMEYVPGENLKQIVKRKGPLSLEELRSVIAQLADALMYAHSQQVLHRDIKPANVIKRESGDIKVVDFGVAKILSDAATCAIAEEDSQRTLVGTPQYMAPEQILGQPVDARTDIYALGLTIFYLVTGRTPFDVKKVTDPVEISQMQVHSSFPLPSTINATLPPKLDEIFVRCTRKNPNDRYSSVREFLDEFMQV from the coding sequence TTGCTGCACGAAATTCTTGCACGGGGGAGATTTACCCGGCAGATCATAAAAACGCACAACATCAAGAGGATAGAAGCTCGCGAAATGGCTTCGGCAGGGCGCACAATTTACAATTTTACTTACTGGGCGGCAGTTGGCGGCGGGCTCTACTTGATGCGCGAGCATCTTGAGCACTGGTACGTTTTGCTCCAAAACGAGATCGGCCCCTACGCTGGTGTGACGTTCTTTGCGGGGGGCATAGCCTTAATATTTGGTCTGATTTACCTTCAGGTGGCAATTCAAAGCACTGTAGTCGCGATTTATAGTCGATTTAAGCATGGACCAGCTGTTGATCCTGAGTCTCTGGGCAGAAACGAGGCAGTGCTTCGGCGCCTCGCGGTAAAGCACATCAAAAAAGGTGAATTTGCCCAAGCTGCAGAGATCTATGAATCTCTGGAGTCGTGGGAGGAAGCAGCGGAATCCTTTGAAAAAGCAGGGCTTTTAGGGCGAGCTGCTCAAGCTTGGATACGGGCGGGCAACCGCCTGAAAGCCATTCCATTGTTTGAACAGGAAAAACAATATGCTTTGGCTGCAGATGCCGCAATCAAAGAGGGATTACGGGATCGGGCAAACAAGAACTATCGTTTGGCCGGCGAGGCTGCCTACGCAGAAAACAGTTACACAAAGGCAGCACAGTACTTTGAAAAAGCCCAGGATTATGAAAGGGCAGGTAGGATATTCGAGAGCCTGAAGCGCATCGAGGATGCACTTCGTTGCTACGAACGAGCAGGGGCGGCAGATCGGATCGAGAAGCTTGTACAGGAGCTCGACACAAATGCCCTGCTCGCACGCGGCGATGCGTGTCTCGAGCTGGTTCGGCGTGCTGCGGAGCAACTGGCGCGACAGGACAAACCGGGGCAGGGTGCGGAACTCTTGGAAAAAGCGGGGGATTTTATCCGGGCCGCGGAAATGTACGAATCCGCAGAAATGTGGGATAAGGCCGGTAACGCCTATTTCCAAGCTGAACTTTACGACCGAGCTGAGCAATGCTATTTGAAGATCGCGGAGAGAGCTAAGCAAGCAGAGTTACTTGCCCGAGTCGCAATTCAGCGCAGTGACTGGCAGACAGCTGGTGATTACTTCCTTGAGGCGGACAAGCTAACGCAGGCGGTGGATGCGTTCAAACGAGCGAAAAACTACCTTGCAGCCGCAAAGGTGTACGAACAGCAAAACCGCTTCCTTATGGCGGCTGAAATGTACGCAGCCGCGAAAGAGATCCGGTTAGCCGCGGAAGCTTATGCTAAGGCACATGACTGGCGGAATGCGGCGGAGTGCTTTGAGGCAGCGGGGGATCTTCCGCAGGCGGTTCAGGCCTACGTTTCTGCGGGCGATTATTACCGGGCAGGAAAACTTGCGTTGCAACTGAACGACCTGAGCCAGGCAGTCGACTACCTTCAGCGTGTCCCCCCCACTTCTCCCGATTGGAAATTGGCAACAGGGTTTTTGGGAGCTGCTTTTTATCGTCAAGGGCGGGGGGATCTGGCTCGCGACATGTTCCAACGGGTTGCAAACTCGGTTGTGCCAACAGCAGAGACGCTTCCCATTCTCTACGCCTATGCTCGGCAGTTGGAAGAGGAAGGGGACCCCGATGCAGTAGCGATCTACCGCCGAATTCTTGCAGTGGACGTGAAGTACGAAGATGTTCAGCAACGTTTACCAGGAGCCGAACGCCTTCTCGCGGAGGCGTCACGGCGTGAGGCGTCGCAAGCACGGGAATCAGGGATAGGGTTTGCGCCTTTCGAATCAAGTGGGACGGGGTACCCAACGATTGGCACGAGGACTCCGACGCAAACTTCGTTTTCGTTCCGCAGACCGATCACACAGGTTCCAGAGACTCGCTTCGGAGAAGAGAGTCGTTACCAGATTCTCTCTGAGCTTGGGCGTGGCGGCATGGCCATTGTCTATCGTGCTTTTGATACGCATTTGGAGCGCGAAGTGGCATTGAAAACGTTTCCACTATCTCGCCACGCCGGGCCCGGCCGCGAGGATGTTTTCTTACGAGAGGCGCGGCTGATCGCCCGCCTTTCGCACCCGAATATTGTCACCATCTACGACTGTGGCCACATGAACTATCTCTACTACATTGCCATGGAGTACGTGCCTGGCGAGAACTTGAAACAGATTGTGAAGCGGAAAGGTCCGCTATCGCTGGAAGAACTGAGATCTGTAATCGCGCAGCTTGCGGATGCGCTCATGTATGCTCATTCCCAACAGGTTCTGCATCGCGACATCAAACCTGCGAATGTGATCAAGCGCGAGAGTGGAGATATTAAGGTTGTGGATTTCGGCGTTGCGAAGATTTTGAGCGATGCTGCGACTTGCGCTATCGCTGAAGAGGATTCCCAACGTACGTTGGTGGGAACACCCCAGTACATGGCCCCTGAGCAAATTTTGGGGCAACCTGTAGACGCGAGAACAGACATTTATGCGCTTGGCCTCACCATTTTCTATCTAGTCACAGGCCGCACGCCATTCGATGTCAAAAAAGTGACCGACCCAGTTGAGATTTCTCAAATGCAGGTGCATTCATCGTTCCCCCTACCGTCAACGATCAATGCTACCTTGCCCCCCAAACTTGATGAGATCTTTGTGCGTTGTACGCGCAAGAATCCGAACGATCGCTATTCAAGTGTTCGGGAGTTCCTGGACGAGTTCATGCAGGTTTAA
- a CDS encoding LSU ribosomal protein L7/L12 (P1/P2) produces MSQITIDQIIERLDSMTLLEINELVKKIEEKYGVSAAPVAVAAGPAVAGGAAAAAPAEEKTEFTVVLKEAPADKKIAIIKEVRAITNLGLKEAKDLVEGAPKEVVKDVNKEDAEKFKKQLEAAGAVVEIK; encoded by the coding sequence ATGTCGCAGATTACGATCGACCAAATTATCGAGCGCCTTGACTCGATGACGCTGTTGGAAATCAACGAGCTTGTAAAAAAGATCGAAGAGAAGTATGGAGTGAGCGCAGCCCCAGTGGCTGTAGCAGCTGGGCCGGCTGTGGCTGGAGGCGCTGCAGCGGCTGCTCCTGCTGAGGAAAAGACCGAATTCACCGTCGTCCTCAAAGAGGCTCCGGCGGACAAGAAGATTGCCATCATCAAGGAAGTCCGGGCCATCACGAACCTCGGTCTGAAAGAAGCCAAGGACCTCGTTGAGGGCGCACCGAAAGAAGTCGTTAAGGACGTCAATAAGGAAGACGCTGAGAAGTTCAAGAAGCAGCTCGAAGCTGCCGGTGCTGTGGTCGAGATCAAGTAA
- a CDS encoding LSU ribosomal protein L10p (P0) — MPKPKKIEAVQSLKAKLQQAKSVVITEYTGMTVAEMTDLRARLRKEQVEFKVVKNRLAKIALREAGLNTMDDYLKGMKAIALGMNDPIAPAKVLVPYAKDNEKLKLVAGLMDNQVLSVEELVELSKLPSREVLLGRLVGSLSSPIQRLAFALHQTMAKVVYALDAVARKKAEQGG; from the coding sequence TTGCCGAAGCCGAAGAAAATCGAAGCTGTTCAATCTCTCAAAGCAAAGCTCCAACAGGCCAAATCCGTCGTTATTACCGAGTATACAGGGATGACGGTGGCCGAAATGACCGATTTGCGCGCTCGTCTGCGCAAGGAGCAAGTCGAATTCAAAGTGGTCAAGAACCGCCTTGCGAAGATCGCCTTGCGTGAAGCCGGCCTTAACACCATGGACGACTATCTCAAGGGTATGAAGGCAATTGCGCTCGGCATGAACGATCCGATCGCGCCGGCGAAGGTTCTCGTGCCCTACGCAAAGGACAACGAGAAATTGAAGCTCGTTGCTGGGCTTATGGACAACCAGGTCCTGTCCGTAGAAGAACTTGTCGAGCTTTCAAAATTGCCTTCGCGAGAAGTGCTTCTCGGCCGCCTCGTTGGCAGCTTGAGCAGCCCAATCCAACGATTGGCGTTTGCCTTGCACCAGACGATGGCCAAGGTGGTTTACGCGCTGGACGCCGTTGCTCGCAAGAAGGCAGAGCAAGGTGGTTAG
- a CDS encoding DNA polymerase III subunits gamma and tau produces MSPRKKKTTHSNENHEESLTEFLGGEGAESDFSDAPQSELGLFGEILEGSESTTQDEEVEQAPEAVLPLDKSVQPRAHQEPYVVLARRYRPQTFQDIVGQEHVRDALCAAISRGEIGHAYLFSGPRGTGKTSTARILAKALNCQENGPRPDPCGKCASCRAIAAGSSLDVIEIDAASNTGVDNIRDLRTGVVLAPFSRYKVYIVDEVHMLSMQAFNALLKTLEEPPPHVVFVLATTELHKVPETIVSRCQCFHFRRFTVSEIVRQLDRILELELSRRQLFIAPGERQAILELIARNSEGGMRDAQVALDQILVLSKGEITLAAVQRFLGMANVSALDEFVRALGERRTEDLLLIIDELVQSGFDLERFTRDVAHYLRDLLILRAAPSREELIGAAPDRLMAMRQLSETLPMTFLFNLSRAFASLADQMKQMLHARFALEFEIIRLTKLDPVDDLKRLIDRLDGVTGKVSSPAPETRGRTFTSGGERSVVTPPSPSPPEKTELSRDVLRPSDKQVVDPAVASSGATGVTGERENVPHTPRPVETATPAISSPATAPASLSPGQLSGTEFYQKLVALVANENEALSRSLREAALVKLSEQAVVLAVNPANRFVYDHLNRGPNFKKICAAIEQLLGRPIPLRIEFSDLGDGGGAATEAIKRIEEAPSKTAADQGAPPEKKHSVAGVVDPKSFGALEEAEDTDESLEAEPPIVDREKILESFREPLRGKALESYLERNGQAKKVVEEIRELFNVPDSNFGFKPNVT; encoded by the coding sequence ATGTCGCCACGAAAAAAGAAAACCACTCACTCGAATGAGAATCATGAGGAGTCGTTGACCGAATTCCTTGGGGGTGAGGGCGCGGAGAGCGACTTCTCTGACGCGCCTCAATCAGAATTGGGTTTATTTGGGGAGATCCTCGAAGGAAGCGAATCGACCACCCAGGACGAGGAAGTAGAGCAGGCTCCCGAAGCCGTATTGCCTCTGGATAAGAGTGTTCAGCCCCGAGCACACCAAGAGCCTTATGTGGTTCTCGCTCGCCGGTACCGCCCCCAAACGTTTCAGGACATTGTTGGCCAAGAGCATGTCCGCGACGCCCTTTGTGCAGCGATCAGCCGGGGAGAAATTGGCCATGCCTATCTCTTTAGTGGGCCACGGGGGACCGGCAAAACCTCCACAGCACGAATTCTGGCAAAGGCTCTAAATTGTCAGGAAAACGGCCCTCGCCCTGATCCTTGTGGGAAATGTGCGTCCTGCAGAGCGATCGCGGCAGGGAGCAGTTTGGACGTTATCGAAATCGATGCAGCATCGAATACTGGGGTGGATAACATCCGTGACTTACGAACAGGTGTGGTCCTTGCCCCGTTCTCGCGATACAAAGTCTACATCGTAGATGAAGTCCACATGCTTTCCATGCAGGCATTCAATGCCTTGCTCAAAACCCTCGAAGAGCCTCCTCCGCATGTGGTTTTTGTCTTGGCAACAACGGAACTGCATAAGGTCCCGGAAACAATCGTTTCACGATGCCAGTGCTTCCATTTTCGCCGTTTCACAGTTTCGGAGATTGTGCGGCAACTCGACCGCATTCTTGAGCTCGAGCTGTCCCGCCGTCAGCTGTTCATCGCGCCGGGGGAACGACAAGCAATTCTGGAATTGATCGCTCGGAACTCCGAGGGCGGCATGCGCGACGCACAGGTGGCGCTCGACCAAATTTTGGTTCTGAGCAAAGGCGAGATCACGCTTGCAGCTGTGCAACGTTTCTTGGGCATGGCCAACGTTTCGGCTCTGGACGAATTTGTGCGCGCTTTAGGCGAACGCCGAACCGAAGATCTCTTACTCATCATTGACGAATTGGTCCAGTCGGGATTTGACCTCGAGCGCTTCACGCGCGACGTGGCCCACTATCTGCGGGACTTGTTGATTTTGCGCGCGGCTCCTTCGCGCGAAGAGCTTATTGGGGCAGCCCCCGATCGTCTCATGGCGATGCGGCAGCTCAGCGAAACACTTCCTATGACCTTTCTTTTCAATCTGTCGCGGGCTTTCGCGAGTTTAGCGGACCAAATGAAGCAGATGCTTCATGCACGTTTCGCTCTCGAATTTGAAATCATCCGCCTGACAAAACTTGATCCGGTGGATGATTTGAAGCGCTTAATCGACCGGCTTGATGGCGTCACAGGTAAAGTTTCTTCGCCAGCTCCTGAAACAAGAGGGCGTACCTTTACCTCTGGGGGGGAGCGCAGCGTGGTGACCCCGCCTTCGCCCTCTCCACCAGAAAAGACTGAACTAAGCCGGGATGTGCTGAGGCCAAGTGATAAACAAGTCGTCGATCCTGCAGTAGCAAGCTCGGGCGCCACTGGAGTAACGGGTGAACGGGAGAATGTACCTCACACCCCACGCCCCGTAGAGACGGCAACCCCCGCCATCTCTTCTCCTGCGACTGCACCTGCAAGCTTATCGCCGGGGCAACTATCTGGAACAGAGTTTTACCAGAAACTTGTCGCACTTGTGGCTAATGAAAATGAAGCACTTTCCCGGAGCTTGCGCGAGGCAGCGCTCGTCAAGCTGAGCGAGCAAGCAGTAGTATTAGCGGTGAACCCAGCTAATCGGTTTGTTTATGACCATTTGAACCGGGGACCGAATTTCAAAAAGATCTGCGCTGCGATTGAGCAGCTTCTTGGGCGCCCGATTCCGCTTCGGATAGAGTTTTCCGATCTGGGGGACGGTGGGGGAGCTGCAACCGAAGCAATTAAACGTATAGAGGAAGCGCCAAGTAAAACTGCCGCGGACCAAGGGGCTCCGCCTGAAAAGAAGCACTCAGTCGCAGGAGTGGTGGACCCAAAATCCTTTGGTGCTTTGGAAGAAGCTGAGGACACGGACGAATCTTTGGAGGCCGAGCCGCCAATCGTGGACCGAGAGAAGATTCTCGAGAGCTTCCGGGAACCTTTAAGGGGCAAAGCGTTAGAGAGCTATCTTGAACGAAACGGACAAGCCAAAAAAGTTGTCGAAGAAATCCGCGAACTCTTCAATGTACCAGATTCAAATTTCGGATTTAAACCTAATGTGACGTAG
- a CDS encoding Ribulosamine/erythrulosamine 3-kinase potentially involved in protein deglycation gives MEHALAEYEGGSVTIERILSCGGGCINHAAKLLTSTGRSYFLKWNHDAPPTFFIREMEGLRELRACGVLRVPEAIAASDTTEQTPAWLLLEDVTAPTPGNERAAQTQFSETLGRGLALIHQRHASQFGFHADNFIGSTPQPNPWCGSWLEFFREWRLGHIIRLLTGQGRLSPDQIKLSTRFLNKLDELLSAVVEPPSLLHGDLWGGNVMSDANGSPTLIDPAVYYGHREADLAMTELFGGFDARFYAAYREAYPLDTEYRDRRDIYNLYHILNHALLFGSSYLLQAERIMRHYVG, from the coding sequence GTGGAGCACGCTCTTGCTGAATATGAGGGGGGCTCGGTAACAATTGAGCGAATCTTATCATGTGGCGGTGGGTGCATCAACCATGCCGCAAAGCTGCTCACCTCTACTGGAAGAAGTTATTTCTTGAAGTGGAACCACGACGCTCCCCCCACCTTCTTCATTCGCGAAATGGAGGGTCTCCGAGAACTCCGTGCCTGTGGGGTATTGCGTGTTCCAGAGGCCATAGCTGCCTCCGATACCACCGAGCAAACGCCGGCATGGCTCTTACTTGAGGACGTAACCGCACCGACGCCCGGCAACGAGCGAGCCGCCCAGACTCAGTTCAGTGAGACGTTGGGGCGAGGTCTTGCACTCATCCACCAACGCCACGCTTCCCAGTTTGGCTTCCATGCAGACAATTTCATTGGATCTACCCCTCAGCCAAACCCATGGTGCGGTTCTTGGCTTGAGTTTTTTCGTGAATGGCGCCTTGGCCACATAATCCGTCTATTGACAGGACAAGGCCGACTCTCCCCTGACCAAATAAAGCTCTCAACGCGATTTCTCAACAAGCTCGACGAACTGCTGTCCGCTGTTGTCGAGCCGCCCTCGCTATTGCACGGAGATTTATGGGGTGGCAACGTCATGAGCGATGCCAATGGCTCTCCCACCTTGATCGATCCGGCCGTCTACTACGGTCATCGCGAGGCAGATTTAGCCATGACGGAACTCTTTGGTGGCTTCGACGCGCGATTTTATGCAGCGTACAGAGAGGCCTATCCGCTCGACACTGAGTACCGGGACAGACGGGATATCTACAACCTTTATCACATTTTGAACCACGCTCTGCTTTTTGGCAGTAGCTATCTGCTTCAGGCAGAGCGCATCATGCGACACTACGTCGGGTAA
- a CDS encoding Low molecular weight protein tyrosine phosphatase — protein MNDKPKTVSVLFVCLGNICRSPAAHAVFQKMAQSAGVGDRFYIDSAGILDYHEGELPDPRMRQAAEKRGYELTHRSRPITKDDFYNFDLVLAMDREIFQALQQLAPPSPEQNRLARVELFMNYVNDGEGNLDVPDPYWSGPAGFELVMDLVEKGCCNLLRTLCQDN, from the coding sequence ATGAACGATAAACCAAAGACGGTAAGTGTTCTTTTTGTGTGTTTGGGCAATATCTGCAGATCGCCAGCTGCGCACGCTGTGTTTCAAAAAATGGCTCAGAGCGCTGGGGTTGGCGATCGCTTCTATATCGACAGTGCAGGCATTTTAGACTACCATGAAGGTGAACTGCCAGATCCACGTATGCGGCAAGCGGCAGAAAAACGTGGTTACGAGCTCACCCACCGATCCCGACCCATTACGAAGGACGATTTTTACAACTTCGATTTGGTTCTGGCAATGGATCGCGAGATATTCCAAGCTCTTCAACAGCTTGCGCCCCCCTCACCCGAGCAAAACCGACTTGCAAGGGTCGAGCTTTTCATGAATTACGTCAACGACGGGGAAGGAAACCTTGATGTTCCAGATCCATACTGGAGCGGGCCCGCAGGCTTTGAGCTTGTTATGGATCTTGTAGAAAAAGGCTGCTGCAACTTGCTCAGAACTTTGTGTCAAGATAACTAA
- a CDS encoding putative glycosyl transferase, giving the protein MELAVVPSLPEIQLSIIILTRNRLDILRECIAALLPHTAPGDEILICDTGSNDGTVAWLSTLPPPVRFTVVPDSKADFATARNFAVQEAKGSWIAFTDDDCIPAHDWIARIKHNLTHFQAVGGPVLPGKLYAYPRWWSGEFAWTIGMSPRGLVRRQDDCYPATANLAAHRHLFEMLPFAPMPTSMGPDEQYLAGREDAQWWFEARRRGWRLHIDLRQIVFHKVPAERILWRYVIRRAEMDGAAAGKRFPNKEIARHAAIEGSRIATQLWLRPWQWMSKPAQCSEQYVWATRQLALAKHATAAQATSKERLDSLIVEGVCRALRHEVGVIRLRAKRAFRPKLAIPDPPRHLLIAAPTYLGDTVLLQPVVRLLAETWPHANIVVWTAFPEILRTTDPRIQIISTDPANEAEVQRYALCASQLNFVPYYHFGSRNLWRNILSTRGITFDTDVGFSKVSDYFLSAHRVHKRFDVHEHLNLLNLVSLWPLVGELQPPRLSPDPEVWEQLTSVYPQLRGQRFATLHVDTALEMKRWPVERWAYLGKICRDKLRLHSVFIGNLQASDIAEELVKELGHEHATNACGISLTQLISLIAHAKLAIGPCSGPKHIAYACQTPTFTLYGAVSETRWGAWFDRELHGFIRSPIQYLSPLEQTGLPENYAMLLISAEEAGEALLKHARKLGVSR; this is encoded by the coding sequence GAGTGCATTGCCGCCTTGCTGCCCCATACTGCTCCCGGTGATGAAATCTTAATTTGCGATACGGGTTCCAACGATGGCACCGTTGCATGGCTCTCCACCCTCCCCCCGCCCGTGCGATTTACGGTCGTGCCTGATTCCAAAGCAGATTTTGCGACCGCGAGGAATTTTGCTGTACAGGAAGCAAAAGGTTCCTGGATCGCTTTCACTGATGACGACTGCATTCCCGCCCACGATTGGATTGCACGAATCAAGCACAACCTTACCCATTTTCAGGCGGTCGGTGGGCCGGTCCTGCCCGGGAAGCTCTACGCCTACCCACGATGGTGGAGCGGCGAATTTGCATGGACAATTGGCATGTCCCCTCGCGGCCTTGTTCGGCGGCAAGATGATTGCTATCCCGCAACGGCAAACTTGGCGGCCCACCGGCACCTTTTTGAGATGCTACCGTTTGCCCCCATGCCAACCTCTATGGGCCCCGATGAGCAATATCTCGCGGGTCGAGAGGACGCGCAATGGTGGTTTGAAGCGCGTCGCCGCGGCTGGCGCCTTCATATAGACCTACGGCAGATCGTTTTTCACAAGGTTCCCGCTGAGCGTATCCTGTGGCGTTATGTTATCCGGCGGGCGGAAATGGACGGTGCTGCAGCGGGGAAACGCTTCCCCAATAAGGAGATTGCCCGGCATGCAGCGATAGAAGGATCTCGAATCGCAACTCAGCTCTGGCTCCGACCGTGGCAATGGATGTCAAAGCCCGCTCAGTGCTCGGAGCAGTATGTGTGGGCGACACGCCAACTCGCTCTCGCAAAGCATGCCACGGCCGCTCAAGCCACAAGCAAGGAGAGACTGGATTCTTTGATCGTTGAGGGCGTGTGTCGTGCGTTGCGTCATGAGGTCGGCGTGATCCGTTTGCGAGCAAAGCGTGCCTTTAGGCCGAAATTGGCAATCCCCGATCCGCCCCGACACCTACTTATCGCAGCGCCGACCTACTTGGGCGACACCGTCCTTCTTCAGCCAGTGGTCAGACTCCTTGCCGAAACATGGCCTCATGCCAACATCGTTGTCTGGACAGCTTTTCCTGAAATACTCCGAACCACAGATCCCCGCATCCAAATTATTTCGACCGATCCGGCCAACGAAGCCGAAGTCCAGCGCTACGCACTTTGTGCGAGCCAGCTCAATTTCGTTCCCTACTACCATTTCGGTTCACGGAATCTTTGGCGCAACATCCTCTCAACACGTGGTATTACTTTTGACACGGATGTAGGGTTTTCGAAGGTCAGTGACTATTTTCTTTCAGCGCATCGCGTTCACAAACGTTTCGACGTCCATGAGCACCTGAACTTACTCAATCTCGTTAGTCTCTGGCCGCTCGTAGGCGAGCTACAACCCCCCCGACTTTCGCCGGATCCAGAGGTTTGGGAGCAGCTTACATCGGTTTACCCGCAATTGCGGGGGCAGCGATTTGCTACACTCCACGTCGATACTGCCTTGGAAATGAAACGATGGCCAGTAGAGCGTTGGGCATATCTGGGAAAGATCTGCCGCGACAAACTCCGGTTACACAGCGTATTCATTGGCAACCTTCAGGCAAGCGACATCGCCGAAGAACTCGTGAAGGAGCTCGGCCACGAACATGCAACCAATGCCTGTGGCATCAGTCTGACACAACTCATCTCCCTCATTGCTCATGCCAAGCTTGCAATCGGTCCATGCAGCGGCCCCAAACACATCGCCTACGCGTGCCAAACCCCAACGTTTACACTCTACGGAGCTGTTTCTGAAACAAGGTGGGGAGCATGGTTCGATCGCGAGCTCCATGGGTTTATTCGTTCCCCAATTCAGTATCTATCGCCTCTCGAACAGACAGGTCTTCCAGAAAACTATGCTATGCTTCTAATTTCCGCAGAAGAGGCGGGAGAAGCTTTGCTTAAGCACGCCCGCAAGCTTGGAGTTTCGCGGTGA